One genomic region from Quercus robur chromosome 4, dhQueRobu3.1, whole genome shotgun sequence encodes:
- the LOC126723279 gene encoding UDP-glycosyltransferase 87A1-like isoform X1: MDPAKTEQPEPTVCHLVAMPYPGRSHINAMMNSCKLLASKTADILISFVVTEEWLGFISSEPKPPAQIRFATVPNCIPSEVGRGKDLPGFLKAVNTKMEVHFEELLDRLQPPVKAIVADTYVYWAIGLGNRRNIPVASLFPMPAMVFSVFHHFELLVQNQHFPVDLSERGDELVDYIPGVSTIRIADLPTFTYGDGRLVLPGVLEGISSVSNKAQYLLFTTFHELEAKAIDAIKANFPIPVYPIGPAIPYLELEEKNASLTNSNNGVNYLQWLDSQPPCSVLYISMGSFHSVSNAQMDEIIGGIRDSGVRCLWVSRGETAQFKDCSGDMSLVVPWCDQLKVLCHSSIGGFWTHCGWNSTLEAVFAGVPMLTFPIFWDQVPISKYIVEDWKIGWKVKKDVGVVTRGEISELVKRFMDNKSDEMNAMRKRAKEFQKSSRRAIANGGSSDANLNAFIRNISEGHGH; the protein is encoded by the exons ATGGATCCTGCAAAAACAGAACAGCCTGAGCCAACCGTCTGCCACCTGGTGGCTATGCCGTATCCCGGTCGCAGCCACATCAACGCTATGATGAATTCGTGCAAGCTTCTGGCTTCAAAAACCGCCGATATTCTCATCAGCTTCGTCGTCACCGAAGAGTGGCTCGGATTCATCAGCTCAGAGCCAAAGCCACCGGCTCAGATACGCTTCGCCACAGTACCCAATTGCATACCTTCCGAGGTGGGTCGTGGGAAAGATTTACCGGGCTTTCTGAAAGCCGTGAATACGAAGATGGAAGTTCACTTTGAGGAGCTCCTGGACCGGCTTCAGCCGCCGGTGAAAGCCATCGTGGCTGATACTTATGTGTATTGGGCTATCGGCTTGGGGAACCGAAGGAATATTCCGGTGGCCTCACTTTTTCCTATGCCGGCGATGGTGTTCTCAGTGTTTCATCATTTTGAACTGCTCGTGCAGAACCAGCATTTCCCGGTTGATTTGTCAG AACGGGGTGATGAGCTTGTGGACTACATCCCTGGAGTTTCTACTATCCGTATTGCTGATCTTCCTACCTTCACATATGGAGATGGTCGACTAGTCTTGCCTGGAGTCCTGGAAGGTATTTCAAGCGTGTCCAATAAAGCGCAGTATCTTCTATTCACCACCTTTCATGAACTTGAAGCTAAAGCCATTGACGCCATAAAAGCCAACTTTCCTATCCCTGTCTACCCTATTGGTCCTGCCATACCTTACTTAGAACTTGAAGAAAAGAATGCTTCTTTAACTAATTCTAACAATGGTGTCAACTATCTCCAGTGGCTTGATTCTCAACCTCCATGTTCGGTGTTGTACATCTCAATGGGAAGTTTCCATTCGGTTTCAAATGCCCAAATGGATGAAATTATTGGTGGTATAAGGGACAGTGGTGTTCGGTGCTTGTGGGTGTCACGTGGAGAAACTGCGCAATTCAAGGATTGTAGTGGTGATATGAGCCTAGTGGTGCCTTGGTGTGACCAACTGAAGGTGTTGTGCCACTCTTCAATAGGAGGGTTTTGGACACATTGTGGCTGGAATTCCACTCTTGAGGCTGTTTTCGCTGGTGTGCCAATGCTTACTTTTCCTATATTTTGGGATCAAGTCCCAATCAGTAAATACATTGTGGAGGATTGGAAGATTGGATGGAAGGTTAAGAAAGATGTTGGAGTTGTGACAAGAGGTGAAATTTCAGAGCTTGTGAAAAGGTTTATGGATAACAAAAGCGATGAGATGAATGCGATGAGGAAAAGAGCAAAAGAATTTCAGAAGTCAAGTCGACGAGCAATTGCGAACGGTGGGTCATCTGATGCAAATCTTAATGCTTTTATTAGAAATATTTCAGAAGGCCACGGTCATTAA